A single window of Nocardia sp. NBC_01327 DNA harbors:
- a CDS encoding alpha/beta hydrolase gives MRLSKTWGSVVLALTATVLLPVAAGTASADSGIALRAGGTSTDGSHIASSESTDARTVKLQVYSAAMDKNIEVDVQRPADTSAPSPVLYLLNGAGGGTDSATWQRQTDALNFLSDKNVNVVQPVGGGFSYYTDWRDADPTLGVNKWKTFLTQELPPLIDKALNTNGRNAIAGLSMAGTSVLQLGIAAPGLYQSVASYSGCAQISDPVGYNAVNLVVAAGGGNTANMYGPKGDPMWAANDPYVHADQLRGMNLYISSGSGLPGPWDTLNGPHTLPGVGGVVNQTTLGGALEAATNYCSHNLQAKLGQLGIPATFNFTPTGTHSWGYWQDDLKNSWPVLAAGLGLPAN, from the coding sequence GTGCGATTGTCGAAGACCTGGGGCAGCGTGGTTCTCGCGCTCACCGCAACCGTCCTGCTACCAGTCGCCGCGGGCACCGCCTCCGCAGATTCCGGCATTGCGCTGCGCGCCGGCGGCACCTCCACGGACGGTTCGCACATCGCCTCCAGTGAGTCGACCGACGCGCGCACGGTGAAGCTGCAGGTCTATTCGGCCGCCATGGACAAGAACATCGAGGTCGATGTGCAGCGCCCGGCCGACACCTCCGCGCCCAGCCCGGTGCTCTACCTGCTCAATGGCGCGGGCGGCGGCACGGATTCCGCCACCTGGCAGCGGCAGACCGACGCGCTGAACTTCCTCTCGGACAAGAACGTGAATGTGGTGCAGCCGGTCGGCGGCGGATTCAGCTACTACACCGACTGGCGCGACGCGGATCCCACACTGGGCGTGAACAAGTGGAAGACCTTCCTCACCCAGGAGCTACCGCCGCTCATCGACAAGGCGCTGAACACCAACGGCCGCAATGCGATTGCCGGACTCTCCATGGCGGGCACCTCGGTGCTGCAGTTGGGGATCGCCGCGCCGGGGCTCTACCAGTCGGTGGCCTCCTACAGCGGCTGCGCGCAGATCAGTGATCCGGTGGGCTACAACGCCGTGAATCTGGTGGTCGCGGCCGGCGGTGGCAATACCGCGAATATGTATGGGCCCAAGGGTGATCCGATGTGGGCGGCCAACGATCCGTATGTGCACGCCGACCAGCTGCGCGGTATGAATCTCTATATCTCCAGCGGCTCCGGCCTGCCCGGGCCGTGGGACACCTTGAACGGTCCGCACACGCTGCCCGGGGTCGGCGGAGTGGTGAATCAGACCACCCTCGGCGGCGCGCTGGAGGCCGCCACCAACTACTGCTCGCACAATCTGCAAGCCAAGCTGGGTCAGCTGGGCATTCCCGCCACCTTCAACTTCACGCCGACCGGCACCCACTCCTGGGGCTACTGGCAGGATGATCTGAAGAATTCGTGGCCGGTGCTCGCGGCCGGACTCGGATTGCCCGCCAACTGA
- a CDS encoding PaaI family thioesterase, protein MTETALDPIGTQLFSTMPFADRLGIEVLEHGPEQVRSRLAWDESLCTLGGGMHGGALMALADSTGAVCAFLNLPEGKQGTTTVESKTNFLRGVRSGHATATARPLHAGRSFIVIETEIRDDAGKLVAKVTQTQAVL, encoded by the coding sequence ATGACCGAAACTGCGCTGGATCCGATCGGAACCCAACTCTTCAGCACCATGCCGTTCGCCGATCGACTCGGCATCGAGGTGCTCGAGCACGGACCGGAGCAGGTCCGCAGCCGCCTGGCCTGGGACGAATCCCTGTGCACCCTCGGCGGCGGCATGCACGGCGGCGCGCTGATGGCGCTCGCGGATTCCACCGGGGCGGTCTGCGCCTTCCTGAATCTGCCGGAGGGCAAGCAGGGCACCACGACCGTCGAATCCAAGACCAATTTCCTGCGCGGTGTGCGCTCGGGTCATGCCACCGCCACCGCACGGCCGCTGCACGCCGGGCGCAGTTTCATCGTCATCGAGACCGAAATTCGGGATGATGCGGGCAAACTGGTCGCCAAGGTCACGCAGACGCAGGCCGTGCTCTGA
- the mraY gene encoding phospho-N-acetylmuramoyl-pentapeptide-transferase, with protein sequence MRQIFFAVLIALAVSITLTPLLIKLFAKRNVGQEIRSDGPASHQAKRGTPTMGGIAIIIGMWAGYLGSHLIGIRYDAEGLTASGLLVLGLATALGVVGFLDDFIKLYKHRNLGLTAKGKYLGQLTAAIVFGVLALRFPSNSGLTPASRHLSYVRDYPFLSFGIIVFLVLVVFLVIAWSNAVNITDGLDGLAAGSMALALGAYVIVTLWQYTNACSIKPGVGCYTVRDPLDLSLVCASGAAACIGFLWWNAAPAKIFMGDTGSLALGGLIAGISITTRTELLMTVIGALFVAEILSVALQIAVFKANRTRLFKMAPFHHHFELSTWPETAVIIRFWLLGGIAAGVGLMLFYGEHLAATR encoded by the coding sequence ATGAGGCAGATCTTTTTCGCGGTCCTGATCGCATTGGCGGTGTCGATCACACTGACACCGCTGTTGATCAAGCTGTTCGCGAAAAGGAATGTCGGGCAGGAGATCCGGTCGGACGGTCCGGCCAGCCATCAGGCCAAGCGCGGTACGCCGACCATGGGCGGCATTGCCATCATCATCGGCATGTGGGCCGGTTATCTGGGCTCGCATCTGATCGGAATACGGTATGACGCAGAGGGTTTGACCGCCTCCGGGCTGCTCGTCCTCGGGTTGGCGACCGCACTCGGCGTGGTCGGTTTCCTCGATGACTTCATCAAGCTGTACAAACACCGCAATCTGGGCCTGACCGCCAAGGGCAAGTATCTCGGACAGCTCACCGCCGCCATCGTCTTCGGCGTCCTGGCGCTGCGTTTTCCCAGCAATTCGGGCCTGACCCCGGCGAGCCGGCACCTGTCGTACGTCCGCGACTACCCGTTCCTGTCCTTCGGCATCATCGTGTTCCTGGTGCTCGTGGTCTTCCTCGTGATCGCCTGGTCGAACGCGGTCAATATCACCGACGGCCTCGACGGCCTGGCCGCCGGATCGATGGCGCTGGCACTGGGCGCGTATGTGATCGTCACCCTCTGGCAGTACACCAATGCCTGCTCGATCAAGCCCGGCGTCGGGTGCTACACCGTGCGCGATCCGCTGGATCTGTCGCTGGTCTGCGCGTCCGGCGCCGCGGCCTGTATCGGCTTCCTCTGGTGGAATGCGGCCCCCGCCAAGATCTTCATGGGCGATACCGGTTCCCTCGCGCTCGGCGGCCTCATCGCCGGTATCTCCATCACCACCCGCACCGAACTTCTCATGACGGTCATCGGCGCGCTCTTCGTCGCGGAAATCCTCTCCGTCGCGCTCCAGATCGCGGTCTTCAAAGCCAACCGCACCCGGCTGTTCAAAATGGCCCCCTTCCACCACCATTTCGAACTGAGCACCTGGCCGGAAACCGCCGTCATCATCCGCTTCTGGCTGCTGGGCGGCATTGCCGCCGGTGTCGGCCTCATGCTCTTCTACGGCGAACACCTCGCCGCCACCAGGTAA
- a CDS encoding MFS transporter — protein MLDVLRHTQFRRLFIAQVVALIGTGLLTVALGLLAYDLAGAHAGAVLGTALAVKMVAYVAVAPVISALTERVPRTTLLVSADVTRVAIALVLPWVTQTWQIYVLIALLQSASATFTPAFQSVIPSVLPREEHYTRALSLSRLAYDLESLLSPVLAAAALTVISYHLLFVGTAAGFVASAALVLTTRLPRLTSARPEPLRERITSGARLMMDRPVLRGLLAMNLAVAAATSLVVVNTVVYVRDRLDGSNTGVALALGCFGFGSMVVALALPRVLADIPDRQVMMTGCRILPAGLLAAAVIPLLGSVAGACVLAVTWAVLGAGTSMINTPSARLLRAHSDSDSRAAVFTAQFSLSHACYLLTYPVAGTLGALAGLPITAVVLAAIATLAATTAVRMWPVSAPADSEAVAAER, from the coding sequence CCAGTTCCGGCGGCTCTTCATCGCCCAGGTGGTCGCGCTGATCGGCACCGGCCTGCTGACCGTCGCACTGGGCCTGCTGGCATACGACCTGGCCGGAGCCCATGCGGGCGCGGTGCTCGGCACCGCACTCGCGGTCAAGATGGTGGCGTATGTGGCTGTGGCGCCGGTGATTTCGGCGCTCACCGAGCGGGTACCGCGCACCACGCTGCTGGTGTCCGCGGATGTGACGCGGGTGGCGATCGCACTGGTCCTGCCGTGGGTGACACAGACCTGGCAGATCTACGTGCTCATCGCGCTGCTGCAATCGGCGTCGGCGACATTCACCCCGGCTTTCCAATCGGTGATCCCCTCGGTGCTGCCGCGGGAGGAGCACTACACCCGCGCACTGTCCCTGTCCCGCCTGGCCTACGACCTGGAATCGCTGCTGAGCCCGGTGCTGGCGGCCGCCGCGCTGACGGTGATCAGCTACCACCTGCTGTTCGTCGGCACCGCCGCGGGTTTCGTGGCCTCGGCCGCGCTGGTGCTCACCACGCGACTCCCCCGGCTCACCTCGGCCCGGCCCGAGCCACTGCGGGAGCGGATCACCAGCGGCGCCCGGCTCATGATGGATCGCCCCGTACTGCGCGGCCTGCTCGCCATGAATCTCGCAGTGGCCGCGGCGACTTCGCTGGTCGTGGTGAATACCGTTGTGTACGTGCGCGATCGGCTCGACGGCTCGAATACCGGGGTGGCACTCGCCCTGGGCTGCTTCGGATTCGGCTCCATGGTCGTGGCCCTGGCGCTGCCCCGCGTGCTCGCGGACATCCCGGATCGCCAGGTCATGATGACCGGCTGCCGCATCCTCCCTGCCGGATTACTCGCCGCGGCCGTGATCCCCCTGCTCGGTTCGGTCGCCGGCGCCTGCGTTCTGGCGGTGACGTGGGCGGTGCTGGGCGCGGGCACGTCCATGATCAATACGCCGTCGGCGCGGCTGCTGCGCGCCCACTCGGATTCCGATTCCCGCGCAGCCGTTTTCACCGCACAGTTCTCGCTGTCGCACGCCTGCTACCTGCTGACCTATCCCGTCGCGGGCACCCTCGGCGCGCTGGCGGGCCTGCCGATCACGGCGGTGGTGCTGGCGGCGATCGCTACACTGGCTGCTACGACGGCTGTCCGCATGTGGCCCGTGTCCGCACCCGCGGACAGCGAGGCGGTAGCGGCGGAAAGGTGA
- a CDS encoding flavin-containing monooxygenase, whose protein sequence is MFASAEQASQYDVIIIGAGFAGLYGVHQAARAGLNVLGLEAGEDVGGTWFWNRYPGARCDVESVDYSYSFDEELQQSWTWTERFAAQPEILAYINHVADRFELRPRYRFGQSVTAAHFDDETSLWTVHSASGDEFRSRFVVFATGCLSAPIKPNIPGVETFAGEELFTARWPEEGASLAGKRVGVIGTGSSGIQVSPIIARQAEALTVFQRSANFSVPVPNRPWTVQEQEQIRATYPQRRAKSYYAPAATPHPSLQTKALELSAQEREEAMEDRWNGGGVLFNKVFPDQNSDMAANDLVRDFAVAKIRAKIYDPAVADDLIATDHPIGTKRICTDSGYYEMFNRPNVTLVNLRREPIEEITPTGIRTADKFIEIDTLVYATGFDAMTGALLRIDIQGARDSHLRDTWADGPVTYLGFGIHGFPNMFSINSVGTPSVMANMVLHSEQQLDWVIDLIEHCRAQGIRQVEAREEAAAKWTDHLMEVAEGTLFVKANSWYMGANIEGKKRVFMPYIGGFGNYRRFCDEERDNGYPSFELTT, encoded by the coding sequence ATGTTTGCCAGCGCCGAGCAGGCCAGTCAATACGATGTGATCATCATCGGCGCCGGATTCGCCGGACTCTACGGCGTCCATCAGGCGGCCCGGGCCGGTCTGAACGTGCTCGGCCTGGAGGCGGGCGAGGATGTCGGCGGCACCTGGTTCTGGAACCGGTATCCGGGCGCGCGCTGCGATGTGGAGAGCGTGGACTACTCGTACTCGTTCGACGAGGAGCTGCAGCAGAGCTGGACGTGGACCGAGCGTTTCGCCGCGCAGCCGGAGATCCTCGCGTACATCAATCACGTGGCGGACCGGTTCGAACTGCGCCCGCGCTACCGCTTCGGCCAGTCGGTGACGGCCGCGCACTTCGATGACGAAACCTCGCTCTGGACAGTGCATTCGGCCAGCGGTGACGAGTTCCGCTCCCGCTTCGTGGTTTTCGCCACCGGCTGCCTGTCCGCGCCGATCAAGCCGAATATCCCGGGCGTGGAAACCTTTGCGGGCGAGGAGCTTTTCACCGCCCGCTGGCCCGAGGAGGGTGCGTCCCTGGCCGGTAAGCGGGTCGGTGTCATCGGCACCGGTTCCTCCGGCATCCAGGTCTCGCCGATCATCGCCCGGCAGGCCGAGGCGCTGACCGTCTTCCAGCGCTCCGCCAATTTCAGTGTGCCCGTGCCGAACCGGCCCTGGACAGTGCAGGAGCAGGAGCAGATCCGCGCCACCTACCCGCAGCGGCGCGCGAAGTCCTACTACGCCCCCGCCGCCACCCCGCACCCCAGCCTGCAGACCAAGGCGCTGGAGCTGAGCGCGCAGGAGCGCGAGGAGGCCATGGAGGACCGCTGGAACGGCGGCGGTGTGCTGTTCAACAAGGTCTTCCCCGATCAGAACAGCGATATGGCGGCCAATGATCTGGTGCGTGATTTCGCCGTGGCGAAGATCCGCGCCAAGATCTACGATCCGGCGGTGGCCGATGATCTGATCGCCACCGATCATCCGATCGGCACCAAGCGCATCTGCACCGACTCCGGCTACTACGAGATGTTCAACCGGCCGAATGTCACGCTGGTGAACCTGCGCCGCGAGCCCATCGAGGAGATCACCCCCACCGGCATCCGCACCGCGGACAAGTTCATCGAGATCGACACCCTGGTCTACGCAACCGGATTCGACGCCATGACCGGTGCACTGCTGCGCATCGACATCCAGGGTGCGCGCGACTCGCACCTGCGCGACACCTGGGCCGACGGACCGGTCACCTATCTGGGCTTCGGCATCCACGGTTTCCCGAACATGTTCAGTATCAACAGCGTCGGAACCCCGTCGGTGATGGCGAATATGGTCCTGCATTCCGAGCAGCAGCTCGACTGGGTGATCGACCTCATCGAACACTGCCGCGCACAGGGCATTCGGCAGGTCGAGGCCCGCGAGGAGGCGGCGGCCAAGTGGACCGATCACCTCATGGAGGTCGCCGAGGGCACGCTGTTCGTCAAGGCGAACTCCTGGTACATGGGCGCGAACATCGAGGGCAAGAAGCGCGTATTCATGCCCTACATCGGTGGTTTCGGCAATTACCGCCGCTTCTGCGACGAGGAACGCGACAACGGCTACCCGAGTTTCGAGCTCACCACCTAG
- a CDS encoding ArsR/SmtB family transcription factor yields MASKRNAQALPAERSSLAHPVEPDPARLDAATATFRMLSDPTRLHLLWILANAEADVTALTEACGASRTAVSQHLAKLRFTGLVDTRRDGRRIIYSIRDGHLSRLIREGLNHADHIVTGEPTHE; encoded by the coding sequence ATGGCGAGCAAGCGCAACGCACAGGCATTGCCCGCCGAGCGTTCCAGCCTCGCCCACCCCGTCGAACCCGATCCCGCGCGCCTCGATGCCGCCACCGCGACCTTCCGCATGCTCTCCGATCCCACCCGCCTGCACCTGCTGTGGATCCTCGCCAATGCCGAAGCCGACGTCACCGCCCTCACCGAGGCCTGCGGCGCCTCCCGCACGGCGGTCAGCCAGCACCTGGCCAAACTCCGCTTCACCGGCCTGGTCGACACCCGCCGCGACGGCCGCCGCATCATCTACAGCATCCGCGACGGCCACCTCTCCCGTCTGATCCGCGAGGGCCTCAACCACGCCGATCACATAGTCACCGGCGAACCCACCCACGAATAG
- a CDS encoding BTAD domain-containing putative transcriptional regulator, with protein sequence MRVDVLGPVQASTDTGAPIEIGGVRVRMLLARLALEAGGTVSAAALIDGLWGEQPPGDAPGALQALVSRLRRALREAGTVELTAGGYRLPGVEVDSERFEDLVKRGRRELAAGRAEVAAGLLGEALGLWRGPVLGDVQDAPFVQVVATRLDDLRAAAVEDRFAAELQLGRHADILADLEVAGAEHPLSERLAALRMRALAAAGRQSDALAVYEGMRELLGDELGIDPSAELRDTHLALLRGELESPAVRREPVGSSLPARLTSFVGRDSELEALAKLLDTARLVTVVGPGGAGKTRLSLEVMSRYQGGPVFFVPLAEIGAPDQLADAVTGALGNAAEGLPAGRTARLVELLDVGAAVLVLDNCEHLIGAAAELAEHLLDRLPQLRILATSREPLTIIGEVLCHLGPLDLPAESTEPAVAQRSPAVQLFLDRAAAVRPGFALDEHTTAPVVAICRKLDGIPLALELAAAKLRSMSVDQIARRLDDRFRLLTSGSRTALPRQRTLLALVEWSWDLLEDAEPVLARRLSLFPGGATVEALEAICADQTLPADDILYVLGALVEKSLVQSSGGDQPRYRMLETIRAYAADQLADSGDNLTPAFAHYYLTLAEQQEPLLRTGEQLSAIAVFDAEHANMAAALRAASADRGDLPVGQPTGQAEPAWRFARAMFWYWGIRGMSSQFESAIAGVLRFGEALPVDVRAAFGVIQLMAGAPGDESGSARGLVDGCVRTGALAFHPGLPLWTSLVAFQAGAEEVGERLLEEALESPDPWLRASAHLARDLALTGRGELLAGAVERREALRDFEIAGDRWGLGMALLAVGRDHSLRGAYPESMAAFGRAVVIASELGMEDDVYIARTELARERMRSGDLAEAERDIQVAQRQAEDLGYSRMAAVMGFSLAELHRRAGDIARADRDLEQLEQRIRRLPFPEGLAAHRIAVARMANRLAEGAATQARTLLPEIIESSFVNGDVAAVTQAVAHTAELLAKLQLLENDPQSAATTLGMTEAIRGAFDNGEPELQTLITELEDRLGDQTFHTAYLQGSNLPRDQALHQLRSETTPRP encoded by the coding sequence GTGCGGGTAGATGTGCTGGGGCCGGTTCAGGCGTCGACGGATACGGGAGCGCCGATCGAGATCGGCGGGGTCCGGGTGCGCATGTTGCTGGCCCGGCTCGCGCTCGAGGCGGGCGGGACGGTATCGGCGGCGGCGCTGATCGACGGGCTCTGGGGTGAGCAGCCGCCCGGTGACGCGCCGGGTGCGCTGCAGGCCCTGGTATCGCGGCTGCGGCGCGCCCTGCGCGAGGCGGGGACGGTGGAGCTCACGGCCGGTGGGTATCGGCTGCCCGGGGTCGAGGTGGATTCCGAGCGGTTCGAGGATTTGGTCAAGCGCGGGCGGCGGGAGCTCGCGGCCGGGCGGGCGGAGGTTGCGGCGGGGCTGCTGGGGGAGGCGCTGGGACTGTGGCGCGGACCGGTACTCGGGGATGTGCAGGATGCCCCTTTCGTGCAGGTTGTCGCCACCCGGCTGGATGATTTGCGGGCGGCGGCCGTCGAGGACCGATTCGCGGCCGAACTCCAATTGGGCCGCCACGCAGATATTCTCGCGGATCTGGAGGTCGCCGGCGCCGAACATCCGCTGAGTGAGCGGCTGGCGGCGCTGCGCATGCGGGCGCTGGCCGCGGCCGGGCGGCAATCCGATGCCCTCGCGGTGTACGAAGGCATGCGGGAGCTGCTGGGCGACGAACTCGGCATCGACCCGTCGGCGGAATTGCGGGACACCCATCTCGCGCTCCTGCGCGGCGAGCTCGAAAGCCCCGCTGTGCGAAGGGAACCCGTCGGCAGCAGCCTTCCGGCCCGGTTGACGAGTTTTGTCGGTCGCGACAGTGAGCTGGAAGCGCTCGCGAAGCTGCTCGATACTGCCCGGCTGGTCACCGTTGTCGGGCCGGGCGGGGCCGGGAAGACCAGGCTTTCACTGGAAGTCATGTCCCGATATCAGGGTGGCCCAGTATTTTTCGTGCCTCTCGCCGAGATCGGCGCCCCCGACCAGCTCGCCGATGCGGTCACCGGAGCGCTCGGCAATGCCGCCGAGGGGCTGCCCGCGGGCAGAACCGCACGGCTGGTGGAACTGCTGGATGTCGGTGCGGCGGTACTGGTTCTGGACAATTGCGAACATCTGATCGGCGCTGCGGCCGAGCTCGCCGAACATCTGCTGGACCGACTGCCGCAGTTGCGAATCCTGGCCACCAGCAGGGAACCGCTGACGATCATCGGCGAGGTGCTGTGCCATCTCGGACCGCTGGATCTCCCGGCGGAGTCGACGGAACCTGCTGTGGCGCAGCGCTCTCCGGCGGTGCAGCTGTTCCTCGACCGGGCCGCCGCGGTCCGCCCGGGCTTCGCGCTCGACGAGCACACCACCGCACCCGTCGTGGCGATCTGCCGCAAGCTCGACGGCATCCCACTCGCACTCGAGCTCGCCGCCGCCAAACTGCGGTCCATGAGCGTCGACCAGATCGCCCGCCGCCTCGACGATCGCTTCCGCCTCCTCACCTCGGGCAGTCGCACCGCACTGCCCCGCCAGCGCACCCTGCTGGCCCTGGTCGAATGGAGCTGGGATCTGCTCGAAGACGCCGAGCCCGTCCTGGCCCGCCGACTCTCCCTGTTCCCCGGCGGCGCGACAGTCGAAGCGCTGGAAGCGATCTGCGCCGACCAGACCCTCCCGGCCGACGACATCCTGTATGTCCTCGGCGCCCTGGTCGAGAAGTCCCTGGTGCAATCCTCCGGTGGCGACCAGCCCCGCTACCGCATGCTGGAAACCATCCGCGCCTACGCCGCCGACCAGCTCGCCGACTCCGGCGACAACCTGACCCCGGCCTTCGCCCACTACTACCTCACCCTCGCCGAACAACAGGAACCCCTACTGCGCACCGGCGAACAACTCAGCGCCATAGCAGTTTTCGACGCCGAACACGCCAATATGGCCGCCGCCCTCCGCGCCGCCTCCGCCGATCGGGGCGACCTGCCGGTGGGGCAGCCCACCGGGCAGGCGGAGCCGGCTTGGCGGTTTGCGCGGGCGATGTTCTGGTACTGGGGGATTCGGGGGATGAGTAGTCAGTTCGAGAGTGCGATTGCCGGCGTGCTGCGGTTCGGGGAGGCGTTGCCGGTGGATGTGCGGGCTGCGTTCGGCGTCATTCAGTTGATGGCCGGGGCGCCGGGGGATGAATCCGGTTCGGCGCGTGGGTTGGTCGACGGTTGTGTGCGTACCGGGGCGCTGGCATTTCATCCGGGATTGCCGCTGTGGACCTCATTGGTGGCATTTCAGGCCGGTGCGGAGGAAGTGGGGGAGCGGCTGCTCGAAGAGGCGCTGGAGTCGCCGGATCCGTGGTTGCGGGCGAGTGCGCATTTGGCGCGGGATCTGGCGCTCACCGGTCGGGGAGAGCTGCTCGCCGGGGCGGTGGAGCGGCGGGAAGCACTGCGTGACTTCGAGATTGCCGGGGATCGCTGGGGGTTGGGGATGGCGTTGCTCGCGGTCGGGCGTGATCACTCGCTGCGGGGCGCATACCCGGAGTCGATGGCGGCGTTCGGGCGGGCGGTGGTCATCGCGTCCGAGCTCGGCATGGAGGACGACGTCTACATCGCGCGCACCGAGCTGGCGCGCGAGCGCATGCGCAGCGGTGATCTGGCGGAGGCCGAACGCGATATCCAGGTGGCGCAGCGGCAGGCCGAGGACCTGGGCTACTCCCGCATGGCCGCGGTCATGGGCTTCAGCCTGGCCGAATTGCACCGGCGCGCAGGCGATATCGCCCGAGCCGACCGAGACCTGGAGCAGCTCGAGCAGCGCATCCGCCGACTGCCCTTCCCAGAGGGACTGGCCGCACACCGAATCGCAGTCGCCCGCATGGCCAACCGGCTCGCGGAGGGCGCAGCCACCCAGGCCCGGACCCTGCTGCCGGAAATCATCGAAAGCTCATTCGTCAATGGCGACGTCGCGGCCGTCACCCAGGCCGTAGCCCACACAGCGGAACTGCTGGCGAAACTCCAACTCCTGGAGAACGATCCGCAGTCCGCAGCCACCACACTGGGCATGACCGAGGCAATCCGAGGCGCCTTCGACAACGGCGAACCAGAACTGCAAACCCTCATCACCGAACTCGAAGACCGCCTCGGCGACCAGACCTTCCACACGGCCTACCTCCAAGGATCCAACCTCCCCCGAGACCAAGCCCTCCACCAACTCCGATCCGAAACCACCCCCCGCCCCTAA
- a CDS encoding serine hydrolase domain-containing protein: MPNIAPSSDIALSEIVEATATEFGIPGVTVGIWVDGREIFASHGVTSIENPLPVDPDTLFTIGSISKSFTATVLMQLVAEGKLDLDAPVQRYVPELRLIDAEVAAAITVKQLLNHSAGLDWNLINDTGEGDDALAEFVAQLAEIPLIAAPGVRSSYSQAGFNLLGRVIEKITGQTFEQAVTTRILRPLDLTTSSYSRNEIMTRRFAAGHERGEDGELSVQRSWNGTRANNPGGGLSSSVVEQLRWARFHLGAAANGETVLPAELRDLMKQPTIEMKASTLGDALGLCWFLRDVDGVRTVGHGGSGFGQFSELLLVPERNFAISIMSNASPDGIPSNQAIVRWALEHYLGVIDKDPEPVAYNASRAQELVGTYEIDAMTMTVLATSDGLSLECRIRPEIRAASETELPQDHPAFPFGMLPGNTDEYIITEGSFKGQRGYFSRNPSGAITGLDLAGRLFTRA; the protein is encoded by the coding sequence ATGCCGAACATCGCACCGTCGTCGGATATCGCACTGTCGGAGATCGTCGAAGCCACCGCCACCGAATTCGGAATCCCGGGCGTCACCGTCGGCATCTGGGTCGACGGCCGCGAGATCTTCGCCTCGCACGGCGTGACCAGCATCGAGAACCCCCTGCCCGTCGACCCGGACACACTGTTCACCATCGGCTCGATCAGCAAGAGCTTCACCGCCACCGTGCTCATGCAATTGGTCGCCGAGGGCAAGCTCGACCTGGACGCGCCGGTCCAGCGGTACGTGCCGGAGCTGCGGCTCATCGATGCGGAGGTCGCCGCCGCCATTACGGTGAAGCAGCTGCTCAACCACTCCGCCGGGCTGGATTGGAACCTCATCAACGACACCGGCGAGGGCGATGACGCGCTGGCCGAGTTCGTGGCGCAGCTCGCCGAGATCCCGCTCATCGCCGCTCCCGGCGTGCGGTCCTCCTACAGCCAGGCGGGCTTCAACCTGCTCGGCCGGGTCATCGAGAAGATCACCGGCCAGACTTTCGAACAGGCCGTCACCACGCGCATCCTGCGTCCGCTCGACCTGACCACCAGCAGCTACTCCCGCAACGAGATCATGACGCGGCGGTTCGCCGCCGGGCACGAGCGCGGCGAGGACGGCGAGCTGTCGGTGCAGCGGTCCTGGAACGGGACGCGCGCCAACAACCCCGGCGGCGGCCTCTCCTCCTCGGTCGTGGAGCAATTGCGCTGGGCCCGTTTTCATCTCGGCGCGGCCGCGAACGGTGAGACGGTGCTACCCGCTGAACTGCGAGACCTCATGAAGCAGCCGACCATCGAAATGAAAGCGAGCACCCTCGGCGACGCCCTCGGACTGTGCTGGTTCCTGCGCGATGTCGACGGTGTCCGCACCGTCGGGCACGGCGGATCAGGCTTCGGGCAGTTCTCCGAACTGCTGCTGGTCCCCGAGCGGAACTTCGCCATCTCGATCATGTCCAATGCCAGCCCCGACGGCATTCCGTCCAACCAGGCCATTGTCCGCTGGGCGCTCGAGCACTACCTGGGCGTGATCGACAAGGATCCGGAACCGGTGGCCTACAACGCCTCCCGCGCCCAGGAGCTGGTCGGCACCTACGAGATCGACGCCATGACCATGACCGTCCTCGCCACCTCCGACGGCCTCTCCCTGGAATGCCGCATCCGCCCCGAAATCCGCGCCGCCTCGGAAACCGAACTCCCCCAGGACCACCCCGCCTTCCCCTTCGGCATGCTCCCCGGCAACACCGACGAATACATCATCACCGAAGGCTCCTTCAAGGGCCAGCGAGGCTACTTCAGCCGCAACCCCTCCGGCGCCATCACCGGCCTAGACCTCGCCGGCCGCCTCTTCACCCGCGCCTAG